A genomic window from Purpureocillium takamizusanense chromosome 2, complete sequence includes:
- a CDS encoding uncharacterized protein (EggNog:ENOG503P2N6~TransMembrane:1 (o6-29i)) has protein sequence MAESGWLQWAIILVLTALVLSVVVIAQIVSAYSSAYLAAPQEVATFIDAVDFSIQENESYDRDVAKVQRLEDKLRLGRLLREIQKGGDDLREELNALLVAEGGTALRTSARLLWASKRAELEDRVRRLDLIRMRFLVVYMGIITSIADKQPPPAPPLPRDPEKIAAFNMPMKPKLQKSFTDSIAKRPPLRRLTTQAIGHQENVATPHRKGWAGVVEELQTSPRMQQRHASIEQSMTGSPP, from the coding sequence ATGGCCGAGTCGGGCTGGCTCCAATGGGCCATCATCCTCGTGTTGACCGCACTCGTCCTCTCCgtggtcgtcatcgcccaAATCGTGTCGGCCTACTCGTCGGCGTACCTGGCTGCGCCGCAGGAGGTGGCTAccttcatcgacgccgtcgacttcTCCATCCAGGAGAATGAGAGCTAcgaccgcgacgtcgccaaggTGCAGCGCCTGGAGGACaagctgcgcctcggccgcctgctgcgcgagatTCAAAAGGGAGGCGacgacctgcgcgaggagctcaacGCCTTGCTCGTCGCTGAGGGAggcacggcgctgcgcaCGAGCGCGCGGCTGCTTTGGGCCTcgaagcgcgccgagctTGAGGACCGGGTGCGCAGGCTGGACCTGATACGGATGCGCTTCCTGGTCGTCTACATGGGCATCATCACGTCCATCGCAGAcaagcagccgccgcctgcgccgccgctgccacgggACCCGGAGAAGATCGCCGCCTTCAACATGCCCATGAAGCCCAAGCTGCAAAAGTCTTTCACCGACAGCATCGCCAAGCGCCCACCGCTCCGGCGGCTAACGACGCAGGCCATCGGCCACCAGGAGAACGTCGCCACCCCGCATAGGAAGGGCTgggccggcgtcgtcgaggagctg
- a CDS encoding uncharacterized protein (COG:E~EggNog:ENOG503NXMX) has translation MTRLILSTGNVMSAGPSIIRKSGSATRSNLELVNSLREHFVAARYDYAVQANNTNGNGLTNGGHENGNGLSNGHSNGNGHGGRRSASPPQTPVDVWTERDGKALFIPRINWQAAGLHEEAGDYEITVKLFLLPDTPVAKREQYIHEALALVSKELGVHTIDLLVVSFPGMSFEGNCEWEADKINAQQGNLEEELATWTVVEELHRKGVAKRLGVAEFGSEKLAAFIKRTTVAPVVDQINLRDCCSVPPPLKKLAEEKGVELNVHIDCTDILPRGTLRELLSHGPQGAGVLADAADSGPGLQGEIVPEWVVRYMAFVRDRGVIENKGYFAGAELLQA, from the exons ATGACGAGACTCATCCTATCCACGGG CAATGTCATGTCCGCCGGCCCATCCATCATTCGCAAGTCCGGCAGCGCAACCCGTTCCAATCTCGAGCTCGTCAACTCGCTGCGCGAGCAttttgtcgccgcccgctacGACTACGCCGTCCAGGCGAACAACACCAACGGCAATGGGCTGAccaacggcggccacgagaaCGGCAATGGCCTCTCCAACGGCcacagcaacggcaacggccatGGTGGCAGGCGCTCAGCTTCGCCGCCACAAACGCCCGTCGATGTATGGACCGAGCGAGACGGCAAGGCGCTTTTCATTCCTCGCATCAACTGGcaggcggccggcctgcacgaggaagccggcgaTTATGAGATCACAGTAAAGctgttcctcctccccgACACGCCCGTCGCCAAGCGGGAACAATACATCcacgaggcgctcgccctcgtcagcaAGGAGCTCGGTGTCCACACCATCGACCTGCTTGTCGTGTCCTTCCCGGGAATGTCCTTTGAGGGTAACTGCGAGTGGGAGGCCGACAAGATCAACGCTCAGCAGGGCAATCTCGAGGAAGAGCTGGCGACGTGGAcagtcgtcgaggagctgcatCGCAAGGGCGTCGCCAAGCGGCTTGGTGTCGCCGAGTTCGGCAGCGAGAAGTTGGCTGCCTTCATCAAGCGGACCACTGTCGCACCCGTCGTCGATCAGATCAACCTGCGCGACTGCTGCAGTGTCCCTCCGCCACTGaagaagctggccgaggagaagggtGTCGAGCTCAACGTGCACATTGACTGTACGGATATCCTGCCTCGTGGTACCCTGCGGGAGCTCCTGAGTCACGGCCCGCAGGGCGCAGgcgtgctcgccgacgcagccGACAGCGGCCCGGGACTGCAAGGCGAGATCGTTCCGGAGTGGGTGGTCCGGTACATGGCGTTTGTACGAGACCGAGGCGTCATTGAGAACAAGGGGTACTTTGCTGGTGCCGAGCTGCTTCAAGCATAG
- the BUD32 gene encoding Non-specific serine/threonine protein kinase (COG:T~EggNog:ENOG503NVEV), whose protein sequence is MAPSATAAAPAAAPDGAQPFPLPPILEHPASTPPSLITQGAEGRLYKTTYLQPDLPCALKYRPPKPWRHPTLDQRLTKHRILSEARILAKCRRDGVRVPTVYAVDEAAGWLMLEWIHGTPVRANINEWLGSRSEGIEADEPLRSLMRRIGAAVGKMHKIGIVHGDLTTSNMMLAPSWSGIDVKDNQPQGHVLHGEIVIIDLGLASGSIQDEDRAVDLYVLERAFGSTHPRAECIFKEVLEEYRESFKQAPVVLKKLEDVRMRGRKRSMVG, encoded by the coding sequence ATGGCTCcctccgccacggcggccgcaccgGCAGCGGCCCCCGACGGAGCGCAGCCGTTCCCGCTGCCCCCGATCCTCGAGCACCCCGCCTCgaccccgccgtcgctcatcacccaaggcgccgagggccgcctcTACAAGACGACGTACCTCCAGCCCGACCTGCCCTGCGCGCTCAAGTACCGCCCGCCCAAGCCCTGGCGGCACCCGACCCTCGACCAGCGCCTGACCAAGCACCGCATCCTGTCCGAGGCCCGCATCCTCGCCAAGTGCCGCCGTGACGGCGTCCGCGTGCCTACCGTctacgccgtcgacgaggccgccgggtGGTTGATGCTCGAGTGGATTCACGGCACGCCGGTGCGCGCCAACATCAACGAGTGGCTGGGCAGCAGgagcgagggcatcgaggccgacgagccgctcAGGAGCCTCATGcgccgcatcggcgccgccgtgggcaaGATGCACAAAATTGGCATCGTCCACGGCGATCTCACCACGAGCAACATGAtgctggcgccgtcgtggagcGGGATCGACGTCAAGGACAATCAGCCGCAAGGTCACGTCCTGCATGGTGAGATTGTCATCATCGACCTCGGtctcgccagcggcagcatccaGGACGAGGACCGCGCTGTCGACTTGTATGTCTTAGAGCGCGCGTTTGGCAGCACACACCCACGCGCCGAGTGTATATTCAAGGAGGTCTTGGAAGAGTACAGAGAGTCTTTTAAGCAAGCTCCAGTGGTactcaagaagctcgaggacgtgAGGATGAGAGGAAGGAAACGAAGCATGGTCGGATAA
- the MAF1 gene encoding RNA polymerase III-inhibiting protein maf1 (EggNog:ENOG503NXHA~COG:K~BUSCO:EOG09263FKC) — MAIQYLILLSRQGKVRLAKWFTTLSPKDKAKIVKDVSQLVLARRTRMCNFLEYKDTKIVYRRYASLFFIAGCSSDDNELITLEIIHRYVEQMDKYYGNVCELDIIFSFTKAYYILDELLLAGELQESSKKNVLRCIGQQDSLEDMEYLPVHDFEAVTSALNFNTPDCNVTGGCDLYTTKSTGSDKKLYKNIDKDLSSQHAALLKLGASLSPPDREHMLATSPGMQMFSTSSAFGPLSELSSRRTFAYLIATLNASHPHYDFSHVLRPGDFKRERNLRRVMINLDSILQNVRPGFEAGSSYDSSLGSDLTSVWGPQCWSLIDKEMRLNECTIFSYHPDPDPFEEDESAIWAVHYFFFNRALKRVAYLYVRVVPVISSTSPTLRPMKLGQHKRTTDIDSDGATKRAKYWLGDRDAELVPPFEDDEEQHDDGLFWNRGEDGDLVTFSDDDYVEDLDEEDVVDFDDDDVHMLDNGHDRLMSEDIAGRMEI, encoded by the exons atggcgatcCA ATACTTGATTCTGCTGTCCCGCCAGGGTAAAGTG CGCCTGGCGAAATGGTTCACAACCCTGTCccccaaggacaaggccaaaATTGTCAAGGACGTGTCGCAGCTggtcctcgcgcgccgcACCCGCATGTGCAATTTTCTCGAGTATAAAG ATACCAAGATTGTTTACCGCCGATATGCCTCgctcttcttcatcgccgGCTGCTCGTCCGACGACAACGAACTCATTACACTCGAAATTATCCATCGATACGTCGAGCAGATGGACAAGTACTACGGAAACGTGTGCGAGCTGGACATCATCTTCTCCTTTACCAAGGCATACTACAttctcgacgagctcctcctgGCGGGCGAATTGCAGGAGAGCAGCAAAAAGAATGTTTTACGATGCATAGGGCAGCAGGACTCCCTAGAAGATATGGAG TACCTCCCGGTGCACGACTTTGAAGCCGTCACGAGCGCGCTCAACTTCAACACTCCCGATTGCAACGTTACCGGCGGCTGCGATCTGTACACGACAAAGTCGACGGGCTCCGACAAGAAGCTGTACAAGAACATCGACAAGGACCTCAGCTCTCAGCATGCCGCACTGCTGAAGCTGGGCGCCAGCCTCTCACCCCCCGATCGCGAGCACATGTTGGCGACATCCCCGGGCATGCAAATGTTCTCGACGTCGAGTGCGTTTGGGCCTCTGTCCGAACTGTCAAGTCGTCGCACCTTTGCGTACCTGATTGCGACGTTGAACGCGAGCCATCCCCATTACGACTTTTCTCACGTCCTGCGGCCCGGCGATTTCAAGCGCGAGCGAAACCTGCGACGAGTCATGATCAACCTCGATTCGATTCTGCAAAACGTGCGCCCCGGCTTCGAAGCTGGATCCTCGTATGACTCCTCGCTCGGTAGCGATTTGACATCTGTGTGGGGTCCGCAATGCTGGTCCCTCATCGACAAGGAGATGCGACTCAACGAATGCACAATCTTCAGCTACCATCCCGACCCGGATCCGTtcgaggaggatgagagTGCCATCTGGGCCGTGCACTATTTCTTCTTCAACCGCGCACTGAAGCGGGTGGCATATCTCTACGTCCGCGTCGTCCCCGTCATTTCGTCGACGAGCCCTACCCTGCGGCCGATGAAGCTGGGCCAACATAAACGGACGACCGACATCGACTCAGACGGGGCCACGAAGCGCGCTAAGTATTGGCTCGGCGATCGAGACGCTGAGCTGGTGCCGCCTtttgaggacgacgaggagcagcacgacgacggcctgtTCTGGAAccgaggcgaggacggcgacctAGTGACCTTCTCCGATGACGACTACGTGGAAGAcctggacgaggaagatgtgGTGGActttgacgatgacgatgtccACATGCTCGATAATGGCCACGACAGACTGATGAGCGAAGATATTGCGGGGCGGATGGAGATTTAG